The sequence below is a genomic window from Chondrinema litorale.
CTGATAGCGACTTTGCCCGTAAACTTAATGATGCGTTACAGTTACAAGGTAAAACCACTTGGTTTGATCAAGAAAGTATTACTTCTGGGGCAGACTTTCAACAAGAAATATATAGAGGGATTGAATCATCAGACAATTTCATTTTTGTAATTTCTCCTGAGGCGATTAAATCTCCTTATTGTTCAGATGAAGTAGAATATGCAGCCAGCCTCAATAAACGCTTTATCACCATTCTTCATCGAAAAACAGAATACCTACATCCTACTCTGGCAGCAGTTCACTGGATTGATTTTGAAAAAAATGATTTTACTGAGGCATTTAATGATCTGGTAAGTGTTCTTGACATTGATAGAGATTACATTCAGCAACATACAAAATGGTCTCAACGAGCACTAACTTGGGAAGAGCAAGGTAAAAACCAGGGTTTATTACTTGCAGGACTTGAGTTAGAAACTGCCAGCAGTTGGTTAAAACACGCCTTAAAATCTGAGAAGAAACCTGTTCCTACATCACTACTCAAAAACTTTATAGATCTAAGCGAGGTTGCCAATTCAAAAGAGAAGAAGCGAAAAATGATCATGGTTGCCATGATTATCGTGATGGCAGGTTTACTTGTAGTTTCAGGAGTGATGGCATATTTGGCTAACAGAGAAAGAAAACAAGCTGAAAAAGCAGAAGGTTTAGCGCTTTCAGAAAAAATTGTAGCAGATAGTTTACGCAATAAAGCTGTAGCCGACAAAGACCTAGCAGACAGTCTTAGAATTCAGGCAGAAATAGAAAAACACAAAGCTGATAGTCTTAGAGTTATTGCAGAAGAAAATGAAGATATGCTAGCTAAAGCTTTAGAAAAAGCTCAAAAAGCTCAAATTGCAGCCAATAAAGCAGAAACCTTAGCAAAAGAAGAAGCTCAAAAAGCGAAACTAGCAGCAGAACAAGCCAAAGTAAGTGAAGAAAAAGCTAGACAACAATCCATAATAGCCTTACAAAAAGAAGAAGAGGCACAAAAAGCAAGGCAGTTGGCAGAACAAAGGTTAATCGCTTACCAAGAACAAAAAAACAAAGCAGAAGAAGCTCAAGTAGCTTATCAGGAACAAAAGGCTACAGTAGATAAAATCACGATGCTTTCTGCCGCTTCTCAACTAGCCACTGCATCACAAAATGAATTTAATAATGGCAATGTTGAGATCGCCAAAGTTCTCGGTTTGCATGCCTATTATCTCAATGAACAATTCACAATTAGTGATAGAGATTTTTTACCATTGAAAAGCAAACAAATTGTTTCTTTAGATTCTAATACATTGCTAAACCAGAAAATACATGAAAAAACAGGCAATGTACCCGAAATATTTGGCGCACTCAGTACCTTATATTTTTATGAAAATGATGATGCTTCTATCGGAGGTAAATTACCATTAACCACTTTTGCTTTTAGCCATAAAAATGCTCCGATAAGGCAAATACTTAATAGAGAGCCTTCTATTTTGGCAATTGGAGATGAGTCTGGAACTGTGTATATATACAGGGTTAGCTCTACTAACTCAGTTGTTCAGTTATCAACATTTAACTTAAAAAGCTCAATAAACAAGCTAGTTTTTAGTGAAGAAACCGACCAATTACTTGCAGGAACTACTAGTGGAGAAGTATATCTCTTGAGTAATTTTATGTTTAGCAAAGGTTCAAAAGCAGAACTTGCTGCAGACTTAGGAGAGCCTGTTCAGTTTTTAGAATTTCTTCCAAATGCTGATGATAGCAACAAAACCTTTATTGCAGCAGGAGTTAACAAAGTAAACCTTTGGGGTTTAAATGATCAAAGAACTAAATCTAAATATATAGCTGAAAAGATTTACGAAACAAAAAGTAATACCATTACAGCAATGGCTGTATCTACTAATACTAGTAAAGATATTATGATTGCTTTTGGAGTAGAAGACAAAATAAATATCTATACAATTACTACATCAAAAAGAGGTACGTTAGAACTTTTCCAAAAGCTAAGCATTGGTTCAAACTCTAAAGTAAGGCAATATACTTCAGCTTCAGTAACTGCTCTCGCATTCGATAAATCTGGTAAGATACTGGCTACAGGCTACAAAAATGGCAATATCGAAACTTGGGAAACCGAAACTTTCAATCAGATAAACTCATTTTTTGGGCATACAGGTGCGATTTATCAATTGTCTTTTGATATTTCAGATTATCACTTGCTATCTGCAAGCGACGATCAAACCGTTAGAATTTGGAGTAGTAATCCTCAAGAAAACCCTCTTATTCTTAAAAATGAAAATAGTGTAAAAACACTTGCTGTAACTTCAGACTCAAATTATATCCTCACTTTAAAAAATGAAAACAAGATGAGATTCTGGCCTACAAGTTCTTCTCTGCTTGCTACAAAACTTTGCGAAACAATTAGTAAAGAAGACTTGGAAGTACTGCCAATGGCAAAAATATTTGAGTATGCCGGTACCGAATTTACCTATCAATCTGCAAACTGTGTTTACAGCAGATAACACGCTACAATATTTTATAATTAATCCTTTTATGCAACCATTATTTTAGTATTTAAACCGTTGCACCAAGCTGTATTGACTGGTGGGGAGGTTTTTCTTAAATTGATGTAACTATTCCAGCTATCCCAAGTACTCACTGTAAAGGTTACCTCAAAGTAAATCCCTCCATTATGTTCAAAAATTATTTACTCATCGCCCTGAGAAATTTCAGAAGACACAAGCTTTATACATTTATCAATATTTTTAGTTTGGCTATTGGTATTGCAGCTTGCATAGTTATTTATTTGTTTATAGCTGATGAAAAGAGTTTTGACCAATTCCACAGTAAAAAAGATCAGCTTTATAGGTTAGACGAAGTGCAAAGTTTCACAGGAACTAATGTGCAAAAAGTTGCACTTTCTATGCCTTCAATGGGGCCTCACCTAATAGACGATTTTCCAGAAATTGAAAACTGCACTCGATACTGGATGCGCGGAAAGACAAACTTTAGCAAAGATGAAAAACAGTTTGTAATAGAAAGACTCGCATTTGTAGATAGTACTTTTCTCGAAGTATTTGATTTTGAGCTTTTGGTTGGAGATAAAGCAACAGCTTTACATGAACCTAATTCAATTCTATTGACACGTGAAAGCGCTTTAAAATTTTTTGATAGTATAGATGATGCGTTAAATCAGGTTTTAGTTACTAAAAATAATTCGGGAAAAGTTACAGGTATACTAGAAAATATTCCTGAAAACTCACACCTACAATTTGATGCGCTCATTTCGATGTCTACAGTTACAAGAGACAATCCTGATTTTAATGATCAATGGGGTTCTAACTTTTTAATTACTTACCTACAGCTCGATAAACAAACTGACATTAAACAACTAGAAGCCAAATTTCCTGACTTTTTAGTAAGACATACTGATAATGAAGAGATTAACGATTACTATGAAATGTTTCTTCAGCCTTTAAATGAAGTGCATCTTGCATCAACAGATATTGAACACGACTATGAAAATTACAGAAAGTTTAATGGAGAATACCTTGATATTTTTTTACTTGTAGCCCTTTTTATAGTACTTATTGCTACAGTAAATTTCACAAACCTTGCTGCTGCCAGAGCCACCTACAGAACAAAAGAAGTAGGTATAAGAAAAACGATTGGCGCAAAAAAACAGCAAATATTTTTACAATTTATTACTGAAGCTGCTTTACTCACTTCTGCGGCACTCACTTTAGCCTTTCTTATTAGTCTTATATTTCTTCCAATATTAAATGACTTAATAAACAGATCTCTCAGCGTATTTACATTACTTTCAGAACCGAGCTTAATACTGCTGATATTTTCCGGAACAATGATGTTAGGCTTGCTTTCTGGTATTTATCCAGCATTTTTTCTTTCATCTTTTCAGCCTGTAAAAGTACTTAAGGGTTTACCAAAAGGTGGAAAAAAATCTCTTACCAGAAGCTCACTAATTGTACTCCAATTTGGATTAGCTATGGCTATGATTGTAAGTACACTGGTCGTTGTAAATCAATTATTTTATATGAAAAATAAAAATATTGGCTTCGACAAAGAGCATATTGTACTCATAGATATGTCGGATGATGCTAATGAAAAATTTGAAACTTTAAAGGAAACCATGTTGCAGCAAAGCAATGTATTAGGCGTTACTGCTTCTGGACAACGCTTAGGCAACAACTTTCACCAATGGGGATTTAAAGCCAGACTCGACACTGGTTTATTAAGTCTTGTTCCTTCTAATGTAAATGTTGATTATGATTACCTAAAAGTTTATGGAATTAAACTCAAAGATGGAAGAGGATTTTCAAAAGATATAGATAGTGATAAAGATATGGCATTTATCATTAATGAAGCTTTTGCCAAAGAGCTTGGTGTAGAAGAAGTAGTCGGTTTAGAAGTTGGACATACTTTTTATAATAATGATACCTTAGGCTCTGTAATTGGAGTTACAGAAGACTTTAACTTTAATTCATTACACTATAAAATTAATACCTTAGCCATGGTAGTACACCCTGATTGGGGCTACGATGAAATGTCGGTTAAGATAAGTAGCCA
It includes:
- a CDS encoding TIR domain-containing protein; this translates as MKVFLGGTVNGSDWRDRIIPELEIDYFNPVVKEWDDAAYQRELYERQYCDFCLYVITPKLTGFYALAEVTDDSYKRPDRTLYCFLEKDDDTAFSEEEIESLNILGEQVRENGGNWLHTLDDVVRFLNSGKALHIAHQNGKNEFDDVFISYGRRHSKAFATKLHDSLVNDNYSVWFDQNDIPLGVDFQEQINEGIANAHNFVFIISPHSIRSEFCLKEIEMALSLNKRIIPLLHVEPTDELDNIHPAIAKINWIYIREEADENKELFEWKQIDDFEVSFQGLLQSIGNHANYVEMHTRLLVRALNWEKNQRAGKYLLVGKDRQDAEKWLAQEFLKGQPPCIPTDLHCEYICESKKNGENLMTEAFIAYAVENKEFRNNISKQLSRFGVTTWVHTKDIKTGQNYEKAINDGIAQADNFILFLSKESIDSDYCKKEIAIALKYNKRIIPILTEILDTEDIPQSIRDLQYIDFSEIDNNIFLKEEYQEKIARILSEINKEKGYYSKHKRYLAQAIKWEEQGRNESLLLRGYNLQDAEAWLEIGKKREEHKPTNLHDTFITASGIKRMQLSNEVFISYSRADSDFARKLNDALQLQGKTTWFDQESITSGADFQQEIYRGIESSDNFIFVISPEAIKSPYCSDEVEYAASLNKRFITILHRKTEYLHPTLAAVHWIDFEKNDFTEAFNDLVSVLDIDRDYIQQHTKWSQRALTWEEQGKNQGLLLAGLELETASSWLKHALKSEKKPVPTSLLKNFIDLSEVANSKEKKRKMIMVAMIIVMAGLLVVSGVMAYLANRERKQAEKAEGLALSEKIVADSLRNKAVADKDLADSLRIQAEIEKHKADSLRVIAEENEDMLAKALEKAQKAQIAANKAETLAKEEAQKAKLAAEQAKVSEEKARQQSIIALQKEEEAQKARQLAEQRLIAYQEQKNKAEEAQVAYQEQKATVDKITMLSAASQLATASQNEFNNGNVEIAKVLGLHAYYLNEQFTISDRDFLPLKSKQIVSLDSNTLLNQKIHEKTGNVPEIFGALSTLYFYENDDASIGGKLPLTTFAFSHKNAPIRQILNREPSILAIGDESGTVYIYRVSSTNSVVQLSTFNLKSSINKLVFSEETDQLLAGTTSGEVYLLSNFMFSKGSKAELAADLGEPVQFLEFLPNADDSNKTFIAAGVNKVNLWGLNDQRTKSKYIAEKIYETKSNTITAMAVSTNTSKDIMIAFGVEDKINIYTITTSKRGTLELFQKLSIGSNSKVRQYTSASVTALAFDKSGKILATGYKNGNIETWETETFNQINSFFGHTGAIYQLSFDISDYHLLSASDDQTVRIWSSNPQENPLILKNENSVKTLAVTSDSNYILTLKNENKMRFWPTSSSLLATKLCETISKEDLEVLPMAKIFEYAGTEFTYQSANCVYSR
- a CDS encoding ABC transporter permease, yielding MFKNYLLIALRNFRRHKLYTFINIFSLAIGIAACIVIYLFIADEKSFDQFHSKKDQLYRLDEVQSFTGTNVQKVALSMPSMGPHLIDDFPEIENCTRYWMRGKTNFSKDEKQFVIERLAFVDSTFLEVFDFELLVGDKATALHEPNSILLTRESALKFFDSIDDALNQVLVTKNNSGKVTGILENIPENSHLQFDALISMSTVTRDNPDFNDQWGSNFLITYLQLDKQTDIKQLEAKFPDFLVRHTDNEEINDYYEMFLQPLNEVHLASTDIEHDYENYRKFNGEYLDIFLLVALFIVLIATVNFTNLAAARATYRTKEVGIRKTIGAKKQQIFLQFITEAALLTSAALTLAFLISLIFLPILNDLINRSLSVFTLLSEPSLILLIFSGTMMLGLLSGIYPAFFLSSFQPVKVLKGLPKGGKKSLTRSSLIVLQFGLAMAMIVSTLVVVNQLFYMKNKNIGFDKEHIVLIDMSDDANEKFETLKETMLQQSNVLGVTASGQRLGNNFHQWGFKARLDTGLLSLVPSNVNVDYDYLKVYGIKLKDGRGFSKDIDSDKDMAFIINEAFAKELGVEEVVGLEVGHTFYNNDTLGSVIGVTEDFNFNSLHYKINTLAMVVHPDWGYDEMSVKISSQHVDETIAQLEKIWYEQVGDWPFDYSFLDDHFNELYRSDQQLTVVVTIIAVLAILIACMGLFGLAAITTERKIKEIGIRKVLGASVQQILVVLSAKFAIMIFIAFLLSIPPSYLLLEGWLENFAYRISINPLIFIAGGIITMLIALATISFHTLRSAYANPIKALQQE